The Octopus sinensis linkage group LG19, ASM634580v1, whole genome shotgun sequence genome contains a region encoding:
- the LOC115222256 gene encoding uncharacterized protein LOC115222256, protein MQELLAKNIGDWLLRFLLNIWRFLIYIICVILNLQRRPNVTHRRCIIIIREIENIDNLQKAVLKAKWNFCFYTIFTSFSKIPGEYEPESLPDNSLLVAFVLSQGRHIFRPAFYLQDNEGRICSLIFYHQESDPYPYFSWDQLKPGKYICILEPEIHYFLDGQVGFRIDSTAEVRVL, encoded by the exons ATGCAAGAACTATTGGCGAAAAATATTGGTGATTGGCTTTTAcgatttcttttgaatatttggagatttttaatatatatcatatgtgtgatTCTTAATCTGCAAAGACGTCCAAATGTGACCCACAGAAGATGTATTATAATCATTcgagaaatagaaaatattg ATAATCTCCAGAAAGCTGTACTCAAAGCAAAATGGAACTTTTGCTTCTATACAATATTTACATCATTTTCTAAAATTCCAGGAGAATACGAACCTGAAAGTTTGCCAGATAATAGCCTTCTTGTTGCCTTCGTTTTAAGCCAAGGACGCCATATATTTAGGCCAGCTTTTTACCTCCAA gaTAATGAAGGCCGCATATGTAGTCTAATATTCTATCACCAAGAATCAGATCCTTATCCATATTTTTCCTGGGACCAACTGAAACCTGggaaatatatttgtatcttgGAACCTGAGATTCATTATTTTCTTGATGGGCAAGTTGGTTTTAGAATTGATTCTACTGCGGAAGTTAGGGTTTTATAA